From the Desulfomonilia bacterium genome, one window contains:
- a CDS encoding 3-keto-5-aminohexanoate cleavage protein: MSCDYPMEPYPKVIINAAITGMIPTKRDTPHVPVTEDEIVQDAVACHMAGAAIIHLHIRDEQGNPCYKAEKYGRIIRRIREKCNVIICVSTSGRFFKDFEQRSEVLFLEGIEKPEMASITTGSLNFPKHASVNPPDIIFRLAETMLEQGIKPEIEIFDSGMLNFAKHLHKKLGLPQPLYFNLIFGSLGGIPARIEDIAYLINCLPEESLWSAAGIGVFQLPVNLTALAAGGGVRVGLEDNIYFDYEKKELATNVQLIERISYMAKVIRRELADADEARRMLCISPVDYSFHQSREFSQ; encoded by the coding sequence AGGTTATAATCAATGCAGCTATCACCGGGATGATACCCACAAAGAGAGACACTCCGCATGTACCAGTCACAGAAGATGAGATCGTGCAGGACGCAGTTGCATGTCATATGGCAGGTGCTGCGATTATCCACCTGCATATTCGTGATGAACAGGGCAATCCCTGTTATAAAGCCGAAAAATATGGCCGCATCATCCGCAGGATCCGGGAAAAGTGCAATGTAATTATCTGTGTTTCCACAAGCGGACGGTTCTTCAAGGATTTCGAACAAAGGTCTGAAGTCCTTTTCCTGGAAGGAATAGAAAAGCCTGAAATGGCAAGCATCACAACGGGTTCTCTTAATTTTCCCAAGCATGCAAGCGTAAACCCTCCGGATATTATATTCAGGCTTGCTGAAACAATGCTTGAACAGGGTATCAAACCGGAAATTGAGATTTTCGACAGCGGCATGCTGAATTTTGCCAAGCATCTTCATAAAAAGCTTGGACTGCCTCAACCACTTTATTTTAATTTGATATTCGGCTCACTGGGAGGCATACCGGCCCGTATTGAGGATATTGCCTATCTGATAAACTGTCTTCCCGAAGAATCTCTGTGGTCCGCGGCCGGCATCGGAGTTTTTCAACTGCCGGTAAATCTCACTGCCCTTGCGGCAGGAGGAGGAGTCAGAGTCGGCCTGGAGGACAATATCTATTTTGACTACGAGAAAAAAGAACTTGCCACAAACGTTCAGTTGATCGAGCGTATTTCATATATGGCGAAGGTGATCAGAAGAGAACTGGCGGACGCCGATGAAGCCCGGCGCATGTTGTGCATTTCCCCGGTTGATTATTCATTTCACCAATCGCGGGAATTTTCACAATAA
- a CDS encoding FAD-dependent oxidoreductase: MKALIMGGGMSGLATAINLLDAGIDVEIIESDTIFGGRANSWLDNEGDMIDNALHVFFPYYVNLINFFKKMGIEKNIIWKGTDFFFAQDDGNQPVLHFENYPAPLHTAIAYMNLIKSYKGIPKWKMLAGMPAFAYAVGASKKELDELDNQSWTEWVSRRGPRGAFKPMSPAIYGLTFTPEYAISAKVMVNWFKKVSASAETSRVGFANGGLGEIWVGTCLEYIKSKGGSFETGKMVTSINCEDGKIKSVTVNGKEDYKADIYVSAISPYSLRKVIPKESFKYKYFQDLTHFEESPSLSIQVWFDRKLTDVDVTFFSTDCIFNTYADLSNVLPHIFKGGSMFEMVIAPADAVRFLPDEVIYEKTIDDIKRLFPAAREAQVRKYRVVRERQGVYRPFPGMEKHRPYQRTPYPNLYLTGDYTKTHVSSGGMEAAIWTANHCSELIIQDKLNKRVVLNIEFAPPKGLVPLVRPFMYASVVLALTAGVKIIRKIFFR; encoded by the coding sequence ATGAAAGCTTTGATCATGGGTGGAGGAATGTCAGGCCTGGCAACTGCAATCAACCTGCTAGATGCGGGAATTGATGTCGAAATCATTGAATCCGATACCATATTCGGCGGCCGGGCCAATTCATGGCTGGATAATGAAGGCGACATGATTGATAATGCGCTTCACGTGTTCTTCCCCTATTACGTCAACCTCATCAATTTTTTTAAGAAAATGGGAATTGAAAAAAACATAATCTGGAAAGGTACTGACTTCTTTTTCGCACAGGACGACGGAAACCAGCCGGTGCTGCATTTTGAAAACTACCCTGCGCCGCTTCACACAGCCATCGCATACATGAATCTTATCAAAAGCTATAAAGGCATTCCCAAATGGAAAATGCTTGCCGGCATGCCTGCATTCGCTTATGCCGTAGGAGCTTCCAAAAAGGAACTGGACGAGCTGGACAATCAATCCTGGACAGAATGGGTTTCAAGAAGGGGTCCGCGTGGGGCATTCAAGCCCATGTCTCCTGCCATATACGGCCTCACATTCACCCCTGAATACGCTATATCGGCCAAGGTAATGGTAAACTGGTTCAAAAAGGTTTCGGCATCCGCAGAGACCTCACGTGTCGGTTTTGCAAACGGAGGGCTCGGCGAAATCTGGGTCGGAACCTGCCTTGAGTACATCAAGTCAAAGGGCGGCAGTTTCGAGACAGGAAAAATGGTGACCTCGATAAACTGTGAAGACGGCAAAATCAAGAGTGTTACCGTAAACGGCAAAGAGGATTACAAAGCCGATATCTACGTTTCAGCCATAAGTCCATACTCTCTAAGAAAGGTCATCCCGAAGGAATCGTTCAAATATAAATACTTTCAGGATTTGACCCATTTCGAAGAATCCCCCTCGTTGTCCATACAGGTGTGGTTTGACAGAAAACTTACAGATGTCGATGTGACATTCTTCTCAACGGACTGCATTTTCAACACCTATGCAGACCTTTCGAATGTGCTTCCCCATATATTCAAGGGAGGCAGCATGTTCGAGATGGTCATTGCGCCCGCCGATGCCGTACGCTTTCTGCCTGATGAGGTGATTTACGAGAAGACGATCGATGATATCAAAAGGCTCTTCCCTGCCGCACGCGAAGCACAAGTCAGAAAATACAGGGTTGTAAGGGAACGTCAGGGTGTTTACCGGCCCTTCCCCGGCATGGAAAAACACCGGCCGTATCAGCGTACGCCCTACCCCAACCTTTACCTGACAGGCGATTATACAAAAACACATGTAAGTTCGGGCGGGATGGAGGCTGCTATCTGGACTGCCAACCATTGTTCGGAGCTCATCATACAGGACAAACTGAATAAACGCGTCGTGTTGAACATTGAATTTGCGCCACCCAAAGGACTTGTACCTCTTGTCAGACCTTTCATGTATGCCTCTGTCGTTCTGGCACTGACCGCAGGTGTAAAAATCATAAGGAAGATATTTTTCAGATGA
- a CDS encoding IclR family transcriptional regulator: MNNGTIQSLERGLTILTILAKAGSPMTLNEIAASFKIDRSSVFRLIKTMVKAGFIYQDNDTKRYSLGFKVLELAGSFSDNLRLEEFLRPIMKDVCRRTNQNTHLAILDRGEVVFIAVEQPRDAITISISIGTRESATQTALGRAILAFMEKNTIDEIIRISPLERYTPKSIVSKTELYSALSGIRDSRLAVDNEEYKPGVICFASPVLNHKGQVVCSIGISGLDRLIMPHYDEYGETVKEAAIKASALLGQPV; encoded by the coding sequence ATGAACAACGGAACAATCCAATCACTTGAAAGAGGGCTCACAATTTTGACAATCCTGGCCAAAGCGGGTTCTCCCATGACGCTCAACGAAATAGCCGCAAGTTTCAAGATAGACCGTTCAAGCGTTTTCCGCCTTATAAAGACAATGGTCAAGGCGGGATTTATCTATCAGGATAATGATACGAAACGATATTCGCTCGGGTTCAAGGTGCTTGAACTGGCCGGGTCTTTTTCGGACAATCTGCGCCTTGAAGAATTTTTAAGGCCCATAATGAAAGACGTCTGCCGGCGCACGAACCAGAATACGCACCTGGCGATCCTGGACAGGGGAGAAGTCGTTTTTATAGCTGTAGAACAGCCAAGGGATGCGATAACCATAAGCATTTCCATTGGCACACGCGAATCCGCTACCCAGACCGCACTCGGCAGGGCTATTCTTGCTTTCATGGAAAAAAATACGATCGATGAAATCATCAGGATATCACCTCTTGAAAGATATACTCCCAAGTCTATTGTTTCAAAGACAGAGCTTTACAGTGCCCTTTCCGGTATAAGAGATTCCAGACTGGCCGTTGATAACGAAGAATATAAACCCGGCGTCATCTGTTTTGCATCTCCGGTGCTAAACCATAAAGGACAGGTCGTTTGCTCGATAGGCATTTCCGGGCTGGACAGGCTCATCATGCCCCATTACGATGAATACGGAGAAACGGTTAAAGAAGCTGCCATCAAGGCCTCTGCCCTGCTGGGGCAGCCGGTTTAA
- a CDS encoding class I adenylate-forming enzyme family protein, which translates to MARKNPELYHEQYRKLLSNQADYVEKYAKSKPGEIAIIEHNTGDKISWKQFNTSVSAFAAKLLSIGIKKGDVVATSLPLLKEHVYLIYACYRIGAIVAPLDLRLKAKEIQYCMDKMKPKAYFFLGKTPIADFRPMIAEVMKKSPYIKHWVQFQKEQDMIMEGAVGITDFVKDIKKVFIKSLIFGTVKRARKLVDKRDACLIIFTTGSTGSPKPALLCHENILIQNIGLAVSFELEEGDTMLINLPPSHVGCITEQLATTIFGGGISVILHIFDPLKSLEAIQAYKVKNIGQIPALFNMEWRLPDYGKYDLSSLKFAIYGGQAVTREFLEKMSKMARRIGTGLGLTETAGFCTYTDVNAGVDDLVKGIGFDMPLCPISIREPMQADGMAGKEKSPGEVGEICFSGPQIFLGYMGDEDNTRKTVSKDRVCYTGDLGYYDADGLHFAGRSKLVIKPKGYQVFPDDIESHISGRLKGRIGAIAVIGVEHNIFSEGIMVFAENIDSANPITPNDVMTACDDIAAYSRPSHVEIINQGEMPLNRVAKTDYMELKKKSKEIVEKLRSQGKWDV; encoded by the coding sequence ATGGCAAGGAAAAACCCGGAACTATATCATGAGCAATACCGGAAACTGCTCTCAAACCAGGCTGACTATGTAGAAAAATATGCGAAGAGCAAACCCGGCGAGATTGCAATAATCGAACACAATACAGGTGATAAGATATCCTGGAAGCAATTCAATACATCGGTATCGGCATTTGCTGCAAAGCTGCTCTCAATCGGGATAAAAAAGGGTGATGTAGTAGCCACTTCTCTTCCTCTGTTGAAAGAGCATGTGTACCTGATTTATGCATGCTACCGCATAGGGGCGATCGTGGCCCCGCTTGATCTCAGGCTGAAGGCTAAAGAAATACAGTACTGCATGGACAAGATGAAACCCAAGGCATATTTTTTCCTTGGAAAGACACCTATTGCGGATTTCAGGCCGATGATAGCCGAAGTGATGAAAAAGTCGCCTTATATCAAACACTGGGTCCAGTTCCAGAAGGAACAGGACATGATAATGGAAGGTGCTGTAGGCATTACTGATTTTGTAAAGGACATTAAAAAAGTCTTCATAAAAAGCCTTATCTTCGGTACAGTCAAAAGGGCCAGAAAGCTTGTCGATAAAAGAGATGCCTGCCTCATTATATTCACTACCGGTTCAACAGGGTCGCCGAAGCCTGCGCTTCTGTGTCATGAGAACATACTGATACAGAATATCGGTCTTGCCGTTTCTTTTGAACTTGAGGAAGGCGATACCATGCTTATCAATCTGCCTCCTTCGCATGTGGGATGCATAACCGAGCAGCTTGCCACAACAATATTCGGTGGCGGAATAAGCGTTATTCTCCATATATTTGATCCGTTGAAGAGCCTCGAGGCGATACAGGCTTACAAGGTCAAAAACATCGGGCAGATACCTGCATTATTCAATATGGAATGGAGATTGCCTGATTACGGCAAATATGACCTGTCGTCATTGAAATTCGCCATATACGGAGGTCAGGCAGTGACACGCGAGTTTCTTGAGAAAATGTCAAAGATGGCCAGGCGTATCGGAACCGGTCTCGGACTTACCGAAACAGCCGGCTTCTGTACTTATACCGATGTCAATGCCGGTGTGGATGACCTGGTGAAGGGTATCGGATTTGATATGCCGCTGTGCCCTATATCGATCCGCGAGCCGATGCAGGCGGACGGCATGGCAGGAAAGGAAAAAAGTCCGGGTGAAGTCGGGGAGATATGTTTTTCAGGCCCACAGATTTTTCTCGGGTATATGGGCGACGAAGATAATACCCGAAAAACGGTATCAAAAGACCGCGTCTGTTATACCGGAGACCTCGGATATTATGATGCCGACGGTCTGCACTTTGCCGGCAGGTCAAAACTGGTAATAAAACCCAAAGGCTATCAGGTGTTCCCGGACGATATAGAGAGCCATATTTCAGGCAGGCTGAAGGGAAGAATCGGCGCGATAGCTGTAATAGGCGTCGAGCATAACATTTTCAGTGAAGGTATAATGGTATTCGCAGAAAATATTGATAGTGCAAATCCAATAACCCCGAATGATGTTATGACGGCATGTGACGATATTGCTGCATATTCGAGACCGTCTCATGTTGAGATCATCAATCAGGGTGAAATGCCGCTTAACAGGGTGGCGAAAACCGATTATATGGAGCTTAAGAAAAAATCAAAAGAGATCGTGGAAAAGCTGCGTTCGCAAGGAAAATGGGATGTCTGA
- the rpsF gene encoding 30S ribosomal protein S6, giving the protein MFYELMKIVNPELREDAVEKVITRFTNNVRKNDGEVIRIEDMGIKTMAYKIEKKSKGHYFLSYLEGPGKMLSEIERTLRIDENVLRFIIIKLGEHVKREDLEKAVVAPAPVAEAEESQEAVEEDTKAADDSEPEALDSEEEV; this is encoded by the coding sequence ATGTTTTACGAGCTTATGAAAATCGTCAACCCTGAACTCAGGGAAGACGCTGTCGAAAAGGTCATCACCCGTTTCACAAACAATGTTAGGAAAAACGATGGTGAAGTAATCAGGATTGAGGACATGGGAATAAAAACCATGGCCTATAAAATCGAGAAAAAGTCAAAAGGTCATTATTTTCTAAGTTATCTGGAAGGTCCCGGAAAGATGCTTTCCGAAATTGAACGCACGTTAAGGATTGATGAAAACGTATTGCGTTTCATCATTATCAAGCTTGGTGAGCATGTGAAACGGGAAGATCTTGAAAAGGCGGTGGTTGCGCCGGCGCCGGTTGCCGAAGCAGAAGAATCCCAGGAAGCAGTTGAAGAGGATACCAAGGCGGCGGATGATTCTGAACCCGAAGCCTTAGACTCGGAAGAGGAGGTATAG
- the rpsR gene encoding 30S ribosomal protein S18: MERPRKPKQTGAPNKSRTFFKKKSCRFCEDKKLKIDYKDCQVLKDYITDRGKILPRRITGTCSRHQRELAIEIKRARMIALLPFTVHN, encoded by the coding sequence ATGGAAAGGCCGAGAAAACCGAAACAGACGGGAGCCCCAAACAAGTCCAGGACATTTTTCAAGAAAAAGAGCTGCCGGTTCTGTGAAGATAAAAAACTCAAGATAGACTATAAGGATTGCCAGGTTCTTAAGGATTATATCACGGACAGGGGAAAAATTCTGCCAAGAAGGATTACCGGGACATGCTCCCGTCATCAGAGAGAGCTCGCTATCGAGATTAAGAGAGCACGCATGATAGCCCTGTTGCCCTTTACAGTTCACAATTAG